From Electrophorus electricus isolate fEleEle1 chromosome 8, fEleEle1.pri, whole genome shotgun sequence, the proteins below share one genomic window:
- the scxa gene encoding basic helix-loop-helix transcription factor scleraxis encodes MIHACLFPTSSGPHLRSKPKTAPKVSVPGKMSFAMVRPAPSRYLYSEISMMSEDEENGSESSGSDDRSFRLDTSGYELKVAGRKRKPGGSGRISGVSVGLPGIPVVSEGRQRNAANARERDRTNSVNTAFTALRTLIPTEPADRKLSKIETLRLASSYISHLGNVLLVGEACGDGQPCHSGGPAASYHLHHSSPGRDSENSQPKQICTFCLSNQRKMSKDRERKTALRS; translated from the coding sequence ATGATCCATGCATGCCTATTTCCAACGAGCTCTGGACCACATCTGAGATCTAAGCCAAAGACAGCTCCCAAAGTTTCTGTGCCCGGAAAGATGTCATTTGCAATGGTGCGCCCGGCCCCGAGCCGATACTTGTATTCCGAGATCTCCATGATGTCCGAGGATGAGGAGAACGGCAGTGAGAGCTCAGGCTCGGATGATCGCTCCTTCCGGCTGGACACCTCAGGCTATGAGCTCAAGGTGGCAGGCAGAAAGCGGAAGCCGGGTGGCAGCGGGCGGATCAGCGGAGTGTCAGTGGGCCTGCCAGGCATCCCGGTGGTGAGTGAGGGGCGACAGCGCAATGCAGCGAATGCCCGCGAGCGGGACCGCACCAACAGCGTCAACACGGCCTTCACTGCCCTCAGGACTCTGATCCCCACCGAGCCAGCCGACAGGAAGCTGTCCAAGATAGAGACACTGCGGCTGGCCTCCAGCTACATCTCGCACCTGGGCAATGTGCTGCTGGTGGGCGAGGCCTGCGGAGATGGACAGCCCTGCCACAGTGGAGGTCCTGCTGCCTCctaccacctccaccacagctCGCCCGGACGTGACTCTGAGAACTCGCAGCCCAAACAGATCTGCACTTTCTGCCTCAGCAACCAAAGGAAAATG